Proteins encoded together in one Desulfosporosinus meridiei DSM 13257 window:
- a CDS encoding M14 family zinc carboxypeptidase, producing MIIHTVKKGETLYNIAKKYGINFNALLAANSSIRNPALIQPGQVINIPRPAVQRTIVIPRESYGYNEMLNDLQSLEELYPFIEVNSIGSTVMGRSIPAVKLGHGKKEVHYNGSFHANEWITTVLLMKFIENYAKAYASGKKIGSFNIQGLFDTTSLWIVPMVNPDGVQLVQGKIATNTKAYQTALMINSGSRDFRGWKANIRGVDLNDQFPAHWETEVSRRAASAPSPQNYPGNAPLSEPESRAIAEFTRSHNFRLVSAFHTQGEEIYWGYRGLEPNESQLIVTRLVEVSGYEAVRYVESDAGYKDWFIQDWRRPGFTVECGLGVNPLPIAQFWDIWGKVIGIFLMGIYV from the coding sequence ATGATAATACATACTGTTAAAAAGGGTGAAACACTGTATAATATTGCAAAGAAGTACGGAATAAACTTTAACGCATTATTGGCTGCTAATTCATCGATTAGAAACCCTGCTTTAATCCAGCCGGGTCAAGTAATTAACATTCCAAGGCCGGCAGTTCAGAGAACCATTGTAATTCCCCGAGAAAGTTATGGTTATAACGAAATGCTTAATGATCTGCAGTCTCTTGAAGAGTTATATCCGTTTATTGAAGTCAATTCTATTGGATCAACCGTTATGGGCCGTTCTATTCCAGCTGTAAAACTCGGACATGGGAAAAAGGAAGTCCACTATAATGGCTCTTTTCATGCTAATGAATGGATTACAACTGTCCTTTTAATGAAGTTCATTGAAAACTATGCTAAAGCATATGCTTCAGGGAAGAAAATCGGGTCCTTTAATATTCAGGGCTTGTTTGACACAACTTCTTTATGGATTGTTCCTATGGTCAATCCGGATGGAGTCCAGCTTGTGCAGGGGAAAATTGCCACGAACACTAAGGCTTATCAAACTGCCTTAATGATTAATTCAGGGTCTCGAGATTTCAGGGGGTGGAAAGCCAATATTCGAGGTGTAGACTTAAACGATCAATTTCCAGCCCATTGGGAAACTGAAGTTTCGCGGCGGGCAGCATCAGCGCCTTCCCCCCAGAATTATCCCGGGAATGCACCTCTATCCGAGCCGGAGTCTAGGGCTATAGCGGAGTTTACCCGATCACATAATTTTCGGTTGGTTAGTGCATTCCATACCCAAGGAGAGGAGATTTATTGGGGATATCGGGGGTTAGAGCCTAATGAATCTCAACTGATCGTAACCCGTTTGGTTGAAGTCAGTGGATATGAAGCTGTTCGGTATGTTGAAAGTGATGCAGGGTATAAGGATTGGTTTATTCAAGATTGGAGACGCCCGGGATTTACCGTTGAGTGTGGTCTTGGAGTAAATCCTCTGCCTATTGCTCAGTTTTGGGATATTTGGGGCAAAGTGATCGGGATTTTCTTAATGGGAATTTATGTTTAG
- a CDS encoding acyl-CoA dehydratase activase has translation MPNHYIGVDIGSLTVKVVLIDDDLKIIGQGKERAGYSGRIIAQKLIENVLAKSGLTTQNVRTTVATGYGRVTFSSDREVSEITCQAKGISHLFPSARTVIDIGGQDSKVIKLFPNGKVADFTMNDKCAAGTGRFLEVMASALEVDWQEISELVSASKNPTKISSFCTVFAESEIISQVSAGELKADILAGVCDSVASRVASMSRRTGLEPDVVFTGGVAHNDGVVKALAKQLDFSLLISQEPVITAALGAALIAREIKT, from the coding sequence ATGCCCAATCATTATATAGGAGTCGACATTGGATCTCTTACAGTCAAAGTTGTACTGATCGACGATGATTTAAAAATAATTGGTCAAGGAAAAGAAAGGGCGGGCTATAGCGGGCGAATCATTGCCCAAAAATTGATCGAAAACGTACTCGCAAAATCTGGTTTAACAACTCAAAATGTCCGAACCACAGTTGCTACAGGATATGGACGAGTAACCTTCTCATCTGATCGTGAAGTATCAGAAATCACTTGTCAAGCCAAGGGAATCAGCCATCTTTTTCCCAGTGCTCGAACAGTTATTGATATAGGGGGGCAAGATAGCAAGGTTATAAAACTATTTCCCAACGGAAAGGTTGCAGATTTCACAATGAATGACAAATGCGCAGCCGGCACCGGTCGGTTTCTGGAAGTAATGGCTTCAGCCCTTGAAGTGGATTGGCAGGAAATTAGCGAATTAGTCTCCGCTTCTAAAAACCCAACTAAGATCTCTTCCTTTTGTACTGTTTTTGCAGAGTCAGAAATCATATCTCAAGTTTCAGCCGGCGAATTAAAAGCTGATATTTTAGCAGGAGTATGTGATTCGGTAGCAAGCAGAGTCGCTTCAATGAGTCGTCGTACAGGATTAGAGCCGGATGTCGTGTTTACCGGTGGAGTAGCACATAATGATGGAGTCGTAAAAGCACTTGCCAAACAACTTGACTTTTCCTTACTTATATCACAAGAACCAGTTATCACAGCCGCTTTAGGGGCTGCTTTAATTGCCAGAGAAATTAAGACATGA
- a CDS encoding 2-hydroxyacyl-CoA dehydratase subunit D, with protein MNEVPVKRSNYRPLTSKKALQKTMGRYYALTNYHRYWGKIFRRPLAWVTSGAPVELLRAFNIHSAYPEQYAAIYSARNATVDLCEVAEAAGYSQDLCSYARSNIGGVLRPDLAPLGGMPKPDLLVACNNICGTVLKWYEVLARHFKVPLLVLDTPFLPHEFTAQAKAYVLEQLISMSNDLEEITGCPFDEKKLAAEMKRSREITSLWIETRQYCQNSPSPLNAPDLFINMAPIVVLRGSKAGIEYYRKLRDEVKQRAALAQGAIEDERIRLVWDNIAIWPQLFSFYKMFSEKGACFVTDTYSGGWAVEHAPGTPMESLATTYTEIFLNRSPKYRVNQLIKLIKDYKANGFVMHSNRSCKPYSLVQEVIRKEVIRETGVPGLMIEADMADPRAYAEEPVRNRVQAYLETFL; from the coding sequence ATGAATGAGGTACCAGTGAAGCGAAGTAATTACCGTCCTTTAACCAGCAAAAAAGCACTTCAAAAGACCATGGGCCGTTATTATGCCTTAACAAACTATCACCGCTACTGGGGTAAAATTTTTCGTCGTCCTTTAGCCTGGGTCACCAGCGGTGCTCCGGTAGAACTACTGCGAGCTTTTAATATTCATTCAGCTTACCCAGAACAATACGCAGCAATCTATAGTGCACGTAATGCAACAGTAGACTTGTGTGAAGTTGCAGAAGCTGCCGGTTATTCTCAAGATCTCTGTTCTTATGCACGATCAAATATTGGCGGAGTCCTGCGGCCAGATTTGGCACCATTAGGCGGAATGCCCAAACCCGACCTCCTAGTTGCTTGCAATAATATTTGCGGAACAGTTCTAAAATGGTATGAAGTTCTAGCACGTCATTTTAAAGTGCCTCTTTTGGTTTTAGATACTCCATTTTTACCCCATGAATTTACTGCACAAGCTAAAGCTTATGTTTTAGAACAATTAATCTCCATGTCCAATGATTTAGAAGAAATTACAGGGTGCCCTTTCGACGAGAAAAAGTTAGCGGCAGAAATGAAGCGCAGTCGAGAAATCACTTCCCTCTGGATAGAAACCCGACAGTATTGTCAAAACAGTCCCTCTCCCCTGAACGCCCCCGACCTTTTTATTAATATGGCTCCTATTGTTGTTCTTCGGGGCTCAAAGGCAGGTATTGAATATTATCGCAAGCTAAGAGATGAAGTTAAACAAAGAGCTGCTCTGGCTCAAGGAGCTATCGAAGATGAGCGCATTCGACTAGTCTGGGACAACATCGCCATCTGGCCGCAATTATTTAGTTTTTATAAAATGTTTTCTGAGAAAGGAGCATGTTTTGTTACAGACACTTATAGTGGCGGATGGGCTGTCGAACATGCTCCAGGAACTCCAATGGAAAGCTTAGCTACAACTTATACTGAAATTTTCCTGAACCGCTCCCCAAAATACCGAGTGAATCAGTTAATTAAATTAATCAAAGATTATAAGGCTAATGGATTTGTAATGCATTCTAATCGCTCCTGTAAACCCTATTCTTTAGTTCAAGAAGTTATCCGTAAAGAAGTTATACGAGAAACAGGAGTGCCGGGGTTAATGATCGAGGCGGATATGGCCGACCCTAGAGCTTATGCCGAAGAACCTGTTCGCAACCGTGTTCAAGCTTATTTGGAAACATTTCTATAA
- a CDS encoding 2-hydroxyacyl-CoA dehydratase family protein, whose amino-acid sequence MSYNNSQIINSSNALELLLEEASLKGTYRMKRYPDKKFFGYFCSYFPEELIIAAGFEPLRLLPDSENSTPAELPGYCCSLAKGTLDMEVRKQYCDLIGIGFTHTCDTMQCLSGVWSACGQTKTVDIVPPVMLNAPGAASYYLAEIKSLMMTLASLTQTEIKESSILEAIKLCAHTRSLVTEIDNLRSILPSPLVFSILRAGQLMPRVEYVKALEECLPDLKEMSPKNLHQVKVLVSSAVLESNSLFTMIEELGGRVVADDTCTGYRHYSGNTVWGSVNPLTDIVQRYSEMPPCPCKNRSLNERIRHLSTLAKHRNAQGAIIIIRKYCEPHAWDAVSLADSLREEGIRTLTLELEGASVGGQERTRLQAFLEGLLESQEL is encoded by the coding sequence ATGTCTTATAATAACAGCCAAATAATAAACTCTTCAAATGCACTTGAATTACTTCTTGAAGAGGCCAGCTTAAAGGGCACTTATCGAATGAAGCGTTACCCAGACAAAAAGTTCTTTGGATACTTTTGTTCATATTTTCCCGAAGAACTAATTATTGCAGCAGGTTTTGAACCCTTACGTCTCTTGCCGGATTCTGAAAACTCTACACCTGCCGAACTCCCGGGATATTGCTGTTCTCTAGCAAAAGGGACATTAGATATGGAAGTCAGAAAACAATACTGCGATCTGATTGGTATAGGTTTTACTCATACTTGTGACACCATGCAATGTCTGAGCGGAGTGTGGAGCGCCTGTGGTCAAACTAAAACCGTTGATATTGTTCCTCCGGTCATGCTAAACGCCCCTGGAGCAGCAAGCTATTATCTTGCTGAAATTAAAAGTCTTATGATGACCCTCGCTTCCCTGACCCAAACTGAGATTAAAGAAAGTTCTATTCTTGAAGCCATCAAATTATGCGCTCATACCCGCAGCTTAGTTACAGAAATTGATAACCTCCGGTCAATTCTTCCTTCCCCTTTAGTTTTCTCAATCCTTAGAGCCGGACAACTTATGCCTCGAGTAGAATATGTGAAAGCTCTTGAAGAGTGCCTCCCGGATTTAAAGGAAATGTCCCCAAAAAACCTTCATCAGGTAAAGGTACTGGTCAGCAGCGCTGTTTTAGAAAGCAACAGCCTTTTTACAATGATTGAAGAATTAGGAGGTAGGGTGGTTGCTGATGATACATGTACCGGCTACCGTCACTATTCAGGAAATACGGTTTGGGGATCGGTTAATCCACTAACTGACATCGTTCAAAGATACTCAGAAATGCCGCCCTGCCCCTGTAAAAACCGCAGTCTCAATGAAAGGATCCGCCATCTCTCTACTCTAGCTAAACATCGGAATGCCCAAGGGGCTATTATTATCATTCGTAAATATTGCGAGCCCCATGCTTGGGATGCAGTTTCATTAGCAGATAGTTTAAGAGAAGAGGGTATTCGTACTTTAACCCTTGAACTTGAAGGAGCAAGTGTGGGGGGACAAGAAAGAACGAGACTTCAAGCCTTCTTAGAAGGTTTACTTGAAAGTCAAGAACTGTAA
- a CDS encoding long-chain-fatty-acid--CoA ligase, translated as MTKISTHEKFLPWTKHYDSEVPITLSYPQETLPSLFHKSVKDHAEAIALIFFGRKISYRQLGSYVNSLTTSLHKIGIKQGDRIALLLPNCPQYVISYYAILSLGAIVIPVNPLSTESELIHIFRDAQVRMVISLDLLAGRLEKVRQSLHSNNVHLILEHTYYTGLNEFMPSPIKYIYRLSLKVPAETKARLPYCQWLKTLLIQKEQQPNPCAIDLYRDIAVLIYTGGTTGKPKGVMLTHQALVANASQGAAWVQMHENDRLLAVLPIFHGFGMSVCMNAPLISGSSCVLIPRFNGDDILKGIHRYHPTLFAGVPTMFIGLINNPCLSRYNLSSLRGCFVGAAPLAPEVKRKFEDLTGSRLMEGYGLTEVVTAVCANPYCGVNKTGSIGIPFPDVCMQVKDLQTGKNLPPLEVGEISLTGPEVMLGYYNQPLETSQALREGWLYTGDIGYMDEEGYFYLIDRKKDMIICGGFNVYPREVEDVLYQYPSVKEACVIGIPDNYKGEVVKAFITLKENASVKEHDVIEFCREHLLPYKVPQQVEIRDELPMTAIGKILKRALREE; from the coding sequence ATGACCAAGATTTCTACCCATGAAAAATTCCTTCCTTGGACCAAACATTATGATTCTGAGGTTCCTATAACATTGAGTTATCCTCAAGAAACTCTTCCTAGCTTATTCCATAAAAGTGTTAAAGATCACGCTGAGGCTATTGCCTTGATTTTTTTCGGCCGCAAGATTAGTTATCGGCAATTAGGCTCATATGTTAATAGCTTAACAACGTCTTTACATAAAATTGGCATTAAACAGGGAGATCGAATCGCATTATTACTGCCGAACTGCCCTCAATATGTAATAAGTTACTATGCCATTTTAAGTTTAGGCGCAATAGTAATCCCAGTTAATCCTTTAAGCACAGAATCTGAACTAATTCATATTTTTCGTGATGCCCAAGTCCGTATGGTTATCAGTTTGGATCTCTTAGCTGGGCGATTAGAAAAAGTACGACAATCTTTACACAGCAATAACGTGCATCTCATCTTAGAACATACCTATTATACGGGGCTAAATGAATTTATGCCTAGCCCAATAAAATATATTTATCGATTGTCACTTAAGGTACCCGCCGAAACCAAAGCACGCTTACCCTATTGCCAGTGGCTAAAAACCTTACTTATTCAAAAAGAACAGCAACCCAACCCTTGCGCAATTGATCTTTATAGAGATATCGCAGTGTTAATTTATACCGGAGGAACTACCGGTAAGCCGAAAGGGGTTATGCTCACACATCAAGCCTTAGTTGCCAACGCAAGCCAGGGTGCTGCCTGGGTTCAAATGCATGAAAATGATCGTTTACTTGCAGTACTACCAATATTTCATGGTTTTGGAATGTCAGTTTGTATGAATGCACCTCTAATCTCAGGATCTTCCTGTGTCCTGATTCCGCGTTTTAATGGAGATGACATTCTCAAAGGAATTCATCGCTACCATCCAACACTATTTGCTGGAGTTCCTACCATGTTTATAGGCCTTATTAACAATCCCTGTTTATCTCGGTATAATCTTTCCTCTTTACGAGGTTGTTTTGTCGGAGCAGCTCCTTTAGCCCCTGAAGTTAAGCGCAAATTCGAAGACCTAACAGGAAGCAGGCTTATGGAAGGCTATGGGTTGACTGAAGTGGTTACAGCTGTCTGTGCCAACCCCTATTGTGGTGTTAATAAAACCGGCAGTATTGGGATACCCTTTCCTGATGTCTGTATGCAAGTAAAAGATCTTCAGACCGGGAAGAACTTGCCACCTCTAGAAGTCGGTGAAATATCACTCACGGGTCCGGAGGTCATGCTCGGATATTATAATCAACCTCTAGAAACTTCTCAAGCACTTCGAGAGGGTTGGTTATATACCGGCGATATTGGCTATATGGATGAAGAAGGGTACTTCTATTTAATCGATCGCAAGAAGGACATGATTATTTGCGGGGGATTTAATGTCTATCCCCGCGAAGTTGAGGATGTCCTCTACCAATATCCATCTGTAAAAGAGGCATGCGTAATCGGTATTCCAGACAATTATAAAGGTGAGGTCGTTAAGGCGTTTATTACTTTAAAAGAAAACGCCAGTGTCAAGGAGCATGATGTTATCGAATTTTGCCGAGAACATCTTTTACCCTACAAAGTTCCTCAGCAGGTAGAGATTCGAGATGAGCTTCCTATGACTGCTATTGGGAAGATCTTAAAGCGTGCTCTTCGTGAGGAATAG
- a CDS encoding desulfoferrodoxin: MTNLRELYVCSICGNVVEVVNTGASALVCCNKPMNILQAGTTDASLEKHVPVIEAVSGGIKVKVGSAAHPMEEKHFIRFIEVLTKEQVLRAELEPGQAPEATFLVAEDEVIEVREYCNIHGLWKMSK; the protein is encoded by the coding sequence ATGACAAATCTAAGAGAACTTTATGTATGTAGCATTTGTGGCAATGTTGTTGAGGTTGTTAATACTGGAGCATCTGCGTTGGTCTGTTGTAATAAACCGATGAATATTCTACAGGCGGGTACGACAGATGCAAGCCTAGAAAAACATGTTCCTGTTATTGAAGCAGTAAGTGGGGGTATTAAAGTTAAGGTCGGCAGTGCTGCTCACCCAATGGAGGAAAAACATTTCATTCGGTTTATAGAGGTTTTGACAAAGGAACAAGTTCTTAGGGCGGAACTTGAACCGGGGCAAGCGCCTGAAGCTACTTTCTTGGTTGCTGAAGACGAGGTTATTGAGGTAAGAGAATACTGTAACATTCATGGTTTATGGAAGATGAGTAAGTAA
- a CDS encoding NAD(P)-dependent oxidoreductase, giving the protein MSLTKENTIIGFIGTGVMGKSMAGHLLKAGYRVAVYNRTKASAEDLVKAGAEWQDSIAELASSCNVVITMVGYPKDVEEVYLGANGILKNAKKGSHFVDMTTSSPDLAKKIYNEASVLGMYALDAPVSGGDVGAKEARLAIMVGGDEEVFNRILPVFNCLGKNVILQGSAGAGQYTKMCNQIVIASTMIGVCESMAYAQKAGLKPEVVLKSIETGAAASFSLSNLAPRMLANNFAPGFYVKHFIKDMTIALESAKQMGLLTPGLELAKTLYEKLAEGGEENSGTQALFKLYLEHN; this is encoded by the coding sequence ATGAGCCTAACTAAAGAGAACACAATTATTGGCTTTATTGGTACAGGTGTTATGGGTAAGAGTATGGCCGGTCACTTGCTTAAGGCTGGATATAGGGTAGCAGTCTATAACCGCACTAAGGCTAGTGCTGAGGACTTAGTTAAAGCGGGTGCAGAATGGCAAGATTCCATTGCTGAGTTAGCTTCAAGCTGTAATGTAGTCATTACAATGGTTGGTTATCCAAAAGATGTAGAAGAAGTATATCTAGGAGCAAATGGAATTCTAAAAAATGCTAAGAAGGGCAGCCATTTCGTTGATATGACTACCTCTTCTCCTGACCTTGCTAAGAAGATCTATAATGAGGCATCAGTCCTCGGTATGTATGCACTTGATGCGCCCGTATCCGGAGGAGATGTAGGAGCAAAAGAGGCTCGCTTGGCAATAATGGTCGGTGGGGATGAAGAAGTGTTTAATAGAATACTTCCAGTTTTTAATTGCTTAGGGAAAAATGTTATTTTACAAGGAAGTGCCGGAGCCGGTCAGTACACAAAGATGTGTAATCAAATAGTAATTGCCTCGACCATGATCGGGGTTTGTGAATCAATGGCCTACGCTCAAAAGGCGGGGCTTAAGCCCGAGGTTGTCTTAAAAAGTATTGAAACAGGAGCGGCAGCAAGTTTTTCTTTAAGTAATCTTGCGCCGCGTATGTTAGCCAATAACTTTGCGCCTGGTTTTTATGTTAAGCATTTCATTAAAGATATGACGATTGCTTTAGAGTCCGCTAAACAGATGGGATTGCTCACACCGGGTTTAGAGTTAGCAAAGACCTTATATGAAAAGCTCGCAGAAGGTGGAGAGGAGAACAGCGGGACACAAGCGCTGTTCAAACTGTATCTGGAACATAACTAA
- a CDS encoding CoB--CoM heterodisulfide reductase iron-sulfur subunit A family protein, protein MAHKSILVVGGGVSGLTAAIEASEAGSEVYLVEQKSYLGGRVAQMNQYFPKLCPPNCGLEINFKRIKQNPRIKFFTLSEIEKIDGVEGDYTVTVKSNPRYVNHNCTACGKCTEACPAERANEFNYGMGKTKAIYNAHEFAFPMKYVIDGSACLGAECGKCVAACEYGAIELDMSAKSFNLNVGSIVWATGWEPYDAQKVDYYGFGRHQNVITNVMMERLAASNGPTAGKILRPSDGKEVKTIAFVQCAGSRDENHLPYCSGVCCMASLKQATYVKAASPDAKVYMFYIDVRAMGKHEDFYTKVQDDINMIKGKVGEISEDPETKDLIVQVENQLTGEIMKETVDMVVLATGMAPSTSSALDTISYDEDGFIVSQPGIFGAGCAKKPLDVSSSVKDSTSAALKAIQSTVRR, encoded by the coding sequence ATGGCGCATAAGAGTATTTTAGTGGTCGGAGGAGGAGTGAGCGGACTTACAGCCGCTATTGAAGCTTCCGAGGCAGGAAGCGAAGTTTATCTGGTTGAACAGAAATCCTACCTAGGTGGTAGAGTGGCCCAGATGAATCAGTATTTTCCTAAGCTGTGCCCACCGAACTGCGGGCTGGAGATTAATTTTAAACGGATTAAGCAAAATCCCCGCATCAAATTCTTCACTTTGTCAGAAATCGAAAAGATTGATGGAGTAGAAGGAGACTATACTGTAACTGTTAAGTCAAATCCTCGTTATGTGAATCATAATTGTACTGCATGTGGCAAATGTACTGAGGCATGTCCAGCAGAGCGGGCTAATGAGTTTAATTATGGAATGGGTAAAACAAAGGCCATTTATAACGCTCACGAGTTTGCATTCCCAATGAAGTATGTGATTGATGGATCAGCTTGTTTGGGAGCAGAATGTGGGAAATGTGTTGCTGCCTGTGAATATGGCGCTATTGAATTAGATATGTCGGCTAAAAGCTTTAATTTAAATGTTGGATCAATCGTGTGGGCTACTGGTTGGGAACCCTATGATGCTCAAAAAGTAGACTATTATGGTTTTGGACGTCATCAAAATGTTATTACAAACGTTATGATGGAAAGATTGGCTGCTTCCAATGGTCCTACCGCTGGAAAAATCCTTCGTCCATCTGACGGAAAAGAAGTAAAAACCATTGCTTTTGTTCAGTGTGCAGGATCCCGAGATGAAAATCATCTTCCTTATTGTTCGGGAGTTTGTTGTATGGCTTCGCTTAAACAGGCAACCTACGTAAAAGCCGCCAGCCCAGATGCAAAAGTCTATATGTTTTATATAGATGTTAGAGCGATGGGAAAACACGAAGATTTTTATACAAAAGTTCAAGATGATATAAACATGATAAAAGGAAAAGTTGGCGAGATTTCTGAAGATCCTGAGACGAAGGATTTAATCGTACAAGTTGAAAACCAATTAACTGGTGAAATTATGAAGGAAACCGTTGATATGGTTGTACTAGCGACGGGTATGGCGCCATCTACCTCGAGTGCACTCGATACAATATCCTATGATGAGGATGGCTTTATTGTTTCCCAACCAGGAATTTTCGGTGCAGGATGCGCTAAGAAGCCTTTAGATGTTTCCTCATCGGTGAAAGATTCTACATCTGCAGCGCTTAAGGCCATTCAATCTACGGTGAGGAGGTAG
- a CDS encoding hydrogenase iron-sulfur subunit: MVKKTGVYICTGCSLGESLEIESLSKVATKEGKVPVCKTHPFLCGSEGVELIKSDIENEGVNTVLIAACSPRVNYDVFEFDSVVMERVNLREQVIWSQTANDEDTQMMAEDYLRMGLAKVKHIELPEPYQGVNMVKTLLVVGGGLTGMTSALEAAKAGYKAVLVEKSPALGGWMNGLFKQVPRKAPYTAPEEVDVAELIKEVEANPDVTVYTGAEILEIAGSPGMFDASISQNGATITERVGSVVLATGAVPYDSTKLDYLGYGKYENVITGLQMEEIASKGKIVRPDGKEVQTIAFIQCAGSRDPEHLPYCSATCCVESLKQASYIKEQNPEANVFVFYKDMRTPGQYERLYQQVQKDGSIFVRGEIKGITEDGEKNLLIEATDILSGATISTEAVDMVVLANGMVPTTALGEDFAAKADTEEDKKDDGPKPEVILKSNLLNLSYRQGPEMPTLKYGFADSHFICFPYETRRTGIYAAGSVRAPMDELSSIEDATGATLKAIQCMESSAQGMAVHPRVGDMSFPDFAMSRCTQCKRCTVECPFGAINEDDKFNPLPNPTRCRRCGICMGACPERIITFKNYSVPMIGNLIKSIEVPDEDEEKPRILIFACENDAYPALDMAGINRLKYNAWVRVIPLRCLGSLSLVWIADSMSAGIDGIYLLGCKHGDDYQCHFIKGSELAEIRLSKVSETLDRLDLDSERVRMDQISITDYDKIPAMLDDFAAKLEELGPNPYKGF, encoded by the coding sequence ATGGTTAAAAAAACAGGTGTTTATATCTGTACTGGATGTAGTCTAGGAGAATCTCTGGAAATAGAGAGCCTGTCCAAGGTTGCTACCAAGGAAGGCAAGGTTCCTGTATGTAAGACACACCCCTTTCTCTGCGGTTCTGAAGGGGTAGAGTTAATAAAGAGCGACATTGAGAATGAAGGCGTTAACACAGTTCTTATTGCTGCTTGTTCCCCGCGTGTTAATTATGATGTTTTTGAATTTGACTCCGTTGTTATGGAGAGAGTAAATCTTCGTGAACAGGTCATCTGGAGTCAAACAGCAAACGACGAAGACACTCAGATGATGGCTGAAGATTATCTAAGAATGGGTCTTGCTAAGGTGAAGCACATTGAATTGCCTGAACCTTATCAAGGTGTAAATATGGTTAAAACCCTATTAGTTGTTGGCGGTGGCTTGACAGGTATGACATCTGCTCTAGAAGCTGCCAAAGCAGGGTATAAGGCTGTTTTAGTTGAGAAAAGCCCAGCTCTTGGAGGCTGGATGAATGGCTTGTTTAAACAAGTTCCTCGAAAAGCACCGTATACTGCACCTGAAGAGGTAGATGTTGCTGAGTTAATTAAAGAGGTTGAAGCTAATCCTGATGTTACAGTCTATACAGGTGCTGAGATTCTTGAAATAGCTGGTTCTCCAGGTATGTTCGATGCATCAATCAGCCAAAATGGTGCTACGATTACGGAAAGAGTCGGATCCGTTGTTCTTGCTACAGGAGCTGTTCCATATGATTCGACAAAATTGGATTATCTTGGTTATGGTAAATATGAGAATGTAATCACTGGACTGCAAATGGAAGAAATTGCTTCTAAAGGAAAGATTGTTCGTCCAGATGGTAAAGAAGTACAAACGATTGCCTTTATTCAATGCGCAGGATCACGGGATCCTGAACACTTACCCTATTGTTCGGCAACATGTTGCGTAGAGTCCCTAAAACAGGCTTCTTATATTAAAGAACAGAACCCGGAAGCAAATGTTTTTGTTTTCTATAAAGATATGAGAACACCTGGTCAATACGAGAGACTCTATCAACAAGTGCAAAAAGATGGAAGTATTTTCGTCAGGGGAGAAATCAAAGGTATTACCGAAGATGGCGAAAAGAACCTGCTTATTGAAGCAACAGATATTCTATCTGGAGCAACGATATCTACTGAAGCAGTGGATATGGTAGTTCTAGCAAATGGTATGGTTCCCACAACAGCTTTAGGAGAAGATTTCGCAGCTAAAGCTGATACGGAGGAAGATAAGAAGGACGACGGGCCTAAGCCTGAAGTAATTCTTAAATCAAATCTTCTCAATCTCTCATATCGACAAGGCCCTGAAATGCCTACTTTGAAATATGGGTTTGCTGACTCTCATTTTATCTGCTTCCCATATGAAACTCGCCGTACCGGAATTTACGCAGCCGGTAGCGTAAGGGCTCCAATGGATGAATTGTCTTCGATTGAAGATGCAACCGGAGCAACCTTAAAGGCAATTCAATGTATGGAATCAAGTGCCCAAGGTATGGCTGTACACCCTCGAGTAGGGGATATGTCTTTCCCAGACTTTGCAATGTCGAGATGTACTCAATGTAAGCGTTGTACTGTAGAATGTCCTTTTGGTGCTATTAATGAAGATGATAAATTTAATCCGTTGCCAAATCCGACCCGCTGTCGCAGATGCGGAATCTGTATGGGCGCATGTCCTGAACGGATTATTACCTTTAAGAACTACTCGGTTCCTATGATTGGTAATCTGATTAAGTCAATCGAAGTACCTGATGAAGATGAAGAAAAACCAAGAATTTTGATTTTTGCTTGTGAAAATGATGCTTACCCCGCTTTAGATATGGCTGGTATTAATCGGCTTAAATATAATGCTTGGGTTCGCGTTATCCCTCTAAGATGTCTGGGCTCATTGAGTTTAGTTTGGATAGCTGATTCCATGTCAGCTGGAATCGATGGAATCTATCTTTTGGGCTGCAAGCATGGTGATGATTATCAGTGCCACTTCATCAAAGGAAGCGAGTTGGCTGAGATCAGATTATCCAAAGTGTCGGAAACCTTAGACAGGCTGGATCTGGACTCCGAACGAGTGCGAATGGATCAAATCTCCATCACGGATTACGACAAGATACCTGCTATGTTAGATGACTTCGCCGCAAAACTTGAGGAACTTGGCCCCAACCCATACAAAGGGTTCTAA